The Henckelia pumila isolate YLH828 chromosome 2, ASM3356847v2, whole genome shotgun sequence genome includes a window with the following:
- the LOC140878985 gene encoding uncharacterized protein, with the protein MEEAQRQKKEVTRREGGREQGKSRESQDHMGHLSRDKSLKYCAFHQEGTHDTNECRILQQRQQQPYIRDGKPVQKRPRGPPWIQGSQALVPPRTGIVSREGGKQETGPRTEDRKSGEGPSKGVINMIFGGSTEGDSNKARKSWSRRESLGVEEGKPSAGPVITFGPRDLERVNLPHKDALLIQSRIANYDVQRVFVDLGSSVNVLFQDAFEQMDLQGYELSPVKTALYGFAGHTVQLQGEMLLPITFGAGDVN; encoded by the exons ATGGAGGAGGCCCAGAGGCAAAAGAAGGAGGTGACTCGAAGAGAGGGAGGTCGGGAACAGGGAAAAAGCAGAGAAAGTCAGGACCACATGGGGCATTTGTCCCG GGACAAATCTTTGAAGTATTGTGCTTTTCATCAGGAAGGCACACATGATACCAATGAATGCCGAATTCTACAGCAGAGACAGCAGCAACCCTATATCCGGGATGGCAAGCCGGTTCAAAAAAGGCCTCGGGGTCCGCCTTGGATCCAGGGGTCCCAAGCGCTGGTTCCCCCCAGAACTGGCATTGTTTCCCGAGAGGGAGGGAAACAAGAGACAGGTCCTCGCACAGAGGATAGAAAATCAGGAGAGGGACCATCTAAAGGGGTTATCAACATGATTTTTGGGGGATCTACTGAAGGAGATTCAAACAAAGCCAGAAAGTCTTGGAGCCGGAGGGAAAGTTTGGGGGTGGAGGAAGGGAAGCCGAGTGCAGGGCCAGTCATCACGTTTGGACCCCGGGATCTGGAGAGGGTGAACCTGCCACATAAAGATGCCTTGCTTATACAGTCCCGGATTGCTAACTACGACGTACAAAGGGTGTTTGTAGACTTAGGAAGCTCGGTGAATGTCCTTTTTCAGGACGCCTTCGAGCAGATGGATTTGCAGGGGTATGAGTTGAGCCCCGTAAAAACTGCCTTATACGGATTTGCTGGGCACACAGTACAGCTTCAAGGGGAAATGTTACTACCCATAACCTTTGGAGCTGGAGATGTGAATTAG